Sequence from the Dehalococcoidia bacterium genome:
GCAAAGGGGCGCATCCGCCAACGCCAGGGCAGGAGCCTGGCCATATCGGCTGGGGCGATACCCTCTAGGGAGCCCCGGAGCCAAGGCTGGAAGGGCGCGCCCGTGGACGCCTGCAGGAGAAGGGGGTTTAGAAAGAGCCGGCAGAACTGATGGTAGGCTCGCCAGGGCTGGCCGTCCTGGTAGGGTTCCAGGGAGGCTAGGTCAATCAGCACAGGACGGGTGCCCAGGAACTGGATATTGAAGGGGGTAGCATCTTTCAGGATAAAGCCCTTGGCCAGGGCACGCTGGGCGATGTCCAGAGTGCACAGGGCGGCATCTTTGAGCATGCTGAAGGGCCATTCGTAGCAAAAAGAGAGGAAGGGGATGCGGGTATGCTCTAAAACGGTGGAGGCTTGGGGGACAACATCACGTAAGCCTGGCACGTCCTCTGGGGGTATCTCCCGCCAATCCACCACAAGCCCCCGCTCCTGCAGGGCCTCGAGAAGGCCCGAGGCTTTCAGGAGGGCGAACTTCTCCGCCCCGGTGGGCAGGAAGGCGCGGAACACCCGCTCCCCGCTGACCACGACGGCTCCGTCGGGGTCGCGAAAAGAGGAGGTATGGCGCATCATACCCACAGTGGACTGGCACCCGTTGCGCGCGTGCAGAGCCTAGGGGGTTGGAGCCTGGCTGCTGCCACTGGCGACGGTCTTGCTCTTGCGGAGGAAGAGGCGCTTGATGCGCCCCCAGAAGAGACGGAGGAGGAGAAGTACCCCCGCAGCCCCACCCAACAGGGCCTGAAGAATAACCCCACCCGTGGAAGGGTCTACATAGTGGAGGGGCCCGACGATGTGCCTTACACCCATACCTATACCTAGACCCTCAAGGAGCATGGCCAACCCTCTTAGGGGTATCGGATATGCTAATACTATACCACATGGAAAGCCCCTGTGGGAGCGATGTGCCTCAGAATTTTGAGGGCAGCTGGGCGGGGTGTGGAGGCTTCCCCTCCAGCAAGGCCCGAAGGCGCAGGGCGTCGTGGACAGCGGCGGCCTCGGCGTCGTTGTTGAAGTAGGCCCAGATGGGGCGGAGCCCCGCACTCAGCGCCTGCAGGTCCCAGGCCCAGCCCCGCAGGGTTTCCTCCGTGTAGGAGCCCCAATACAATCCCCCCGTTCCGTGGAAACGCACATATAGGAAGTCCCCTGTTGCCTCCCGGGGGCTGGAAAAGCCCACCATGTCCACCAGACATAGGGCTACGCCGTGTCGGCGCAGGAGGGCATACACCTCGGGACAGAACCAAGAGGGGTGGCGAAACTCTATGGCGTGGCACATGTCGCGGGGCAGGCGGGTGAGGAAGCCCTCTAGGCGCTGGGTGTCGCGGCGCATGGTGGGGGGCAGTTGGTAGAGGATGGGCCCTAGGGCCTTCCCCAAAAAGCGCACCCGCTCCAGGAACAGGGCGAGTTCTGCGCCTCCCGCTAAACGCTTGATGTGGGTAATCCACCGGCT
This genomic interval carries:
- a CDS encoding DUF72 domain-containing protein, which encodes MGVPPLWIGTSGWHYPHWRGLFYPSDLSPSRWLAYYAQHFPTVELNAPFYRLPSERAVRSWAEGVPSGFRFAVKASRWITHIKRLAGGAELALFLERVRFLGKALGPILYQLPPTMRRDTQRLEGFLTRLPRDMCHAIEFRHPSWFCPEVYALLRRHGVALCLVDMVGFSSPREATGDFLYVRFHGTGGLYWGSYTEETLRGWAWDLQALSAGLRPIWAYFNNDAEAAAVHDALRLRALLEGKPPHPAQLPSKF